AAGCAATGTGAAGTAAAAGATTAATATCCCTGGTTAGACCTATTTGATATGCGTCACACACCCTTTAGCAATGTTCTGAGGTGAGTCACACAGTTGTTTTGAAAGCATTGGATTTCTGAGGTATCCCAGCAATCGACTGACTGCTGTACCTACAACTGAACCAGTGTGATGATACCGTTGGTATCTTCACATATTGTTACACTCAAAAATTTATGAGTGTAGTGATAGGGCACTGTTTCTCCTTTTTGTGAAATTCAGTATTTTTAATCCTAATGGTTGAAATTTTATCTAGGTACAAGCTTATATATTCTTTTAAGTTCTTCATAATTGACAGAGCTAGTAATTATATGTGCCTGTACAATTATGGATAGTTTTGCCTTTTTATCTGTGTTGCGTATGGAACTGAGTCAACAGTACTGTTCATAATAGTTTACCTACGTTTctgtattattatttataattacttCTACTCATGCATTACTCCAATTTCGTTTTGTGTTGATATCTCGGCACCCACCTAACCAGAAATGTTGTTCTTCCTCCCATGCTCCAccctaattcccaccatatcaaacttcaacttatccatttctgaTTTCATGTTCTCTGACTCACCTAATCAATCAAGGGACTTAACATTCCACACTCTCGCTTGTAGTGATATTGTTTCTTTCCCCTGATGATATCCACCAGAGTAGCCCCCTCCCAGAGATCTTATTGGGAGGCTATATTGctactggaatattttacccaattggATGTCATTACCATTAAACTATACAGCAGAGCAGCATGTCCTcaggaattgcaaaataatttcccTAGCATATGGTATGGTGGTGGCTGGTACATTTACTACTAGAAAGACCGGCCATCCATCTTCATTAACCACATGTTAGCATGTGGACCCTCCCTATATATCCTTCCATTGCAGTTTTATATACTGTATGTCTCCCAGTTTAATTAAGGCAGGCATGTCACTTCACTTTGGCAAGATAAATGTTTCATATGGTAAGTGGGTGCCACGAAACTGAAACATGTCAAATAACTTAGCTATTActaaaaagtcacaaaattagGAAATCATGACATTGTGCTGTGGAGATGCTGATAGACTTTTTAATTTTACACTAAATATCATATATTCTCACAACACTATAGTAAGTTTTTGTTTATCATAAGTTATTTTTCAGACGTTACACAGCAATTAAGAAGGGCTGGTAGAAATGAGGCAACACATTCTTGAGGAAAATTATGAATAACTAAAATGATAAGATGCAtttaagagatataatattaaACTGAAGTTCACAAGGGTTAACAGCATGTGTTACTGCTCATGTAATCAATCTTGACATGATGCCATAAGTCCCAAATATCACAAGCTTTGTTATGggatttcattgtgtcatttaaaGGACAAGAACTCAATGAGAAATATCAGAAAGCTGCAAATGAATCAGGAACATAAGTGTTGCAACAATTCTACCAGCTTCAACCATGACTGTCCAGCAATAGACTAGGATATTTGCTGTGTCATTCACTTTTGTTATGGGAAGGTTGTTCCAatgggacatcttggaatattcaGTGTTGGAACTTTCACTAGCAATGTCTTCAAGAACACATTTGATGATGGCTTCAGGGTTGTGGCAACTGATGGGGGTGTTACTTGATGTTCTACTCTATCCCAAAAGAATAAGATAGAAAATACTTGAAACCTAAACCACCACCATACTCACTGGAGAAAAAACATACAAGATAATAACTGTCCAAATAATGAGACTTGGCACTTTTAGAGCATCGGGTACAAATACCCTATATCCCATGAATCACATGTGATGCTTACATTGATGGTTTTGTGATGGAACCACAAAGTTCCACAGGATAAACCTTCAAATTGTCATCTCCCTAATGCATTGTAGTAATAACACAAAAGCTTATCATTGGTTTAATATCTATTGTACTGCAATGGAACATTCATGTTTTGATAGCACATGTGGAGTAAATGAAACTTTTTATTTGTAGAAGATCACTGTATTTCACATGAGTCACTTTGTGAATGTTTCAATACTCCCATGCTGTCAGGGCACAGTATCTGACTGGTTGCCACTGGGGGTAAGGACAGCTGGATGGGCAACCTGTATTATCTGCTGTGTGTGAGGGATAAGTGAGGACTGAGATCAGACACTAGCTGTATGATTTCTTAGGGCAGTTACTCAATGATAACAATAGATTTTGTTTTGATTTGCCAAGATTCTCTTTGGAAGAAGTATTGCTAATATTGTCCTAAAATTTTTGCCAGCCATTTCATTTGTAGGAGATATTAATGTCAGTAATATGCAGGTGTAATGCCAGCATTTCCTGGTGGGTTGTGAGATAagctatgtcttctgaatacaagtGCTAGAATTTACTTCAGCACAGTTATTTATTTTCTCACAACTAATCTCTAACCCTGCTTAATTATAATTGTAACCTACACACATAGGCATGTCAAAAGGTCACTGAGGTGGGTACTACATAGAGCAAACAGAGGATTGTTTTATCATCTGGTGATATTCATAATTGCTTACATCTTGCCAGACTATGATTATTGCAAGGTAGATTCACCACACTGTTGGTGCACTTGTCCTGTTGTGGAAGTAAGTGTCAACCTACAGTATTCACCTCTTGCAAAGCTTGGTGATAGTTCCAATGTTGTTCGTCTACAGCGAATATTTAGCCCAGAACAGCTGCCTACATCATTTCTTTTGTCAGCTGGCTCAAAAAAGATATGAGTAATGACGAGGAGGATTTATTATTGTTGTGATAGCCCATAAAACTGCTGTATCAGTCAGGAACAAATCTAAAAACCAGAGGGGAGAAAAGGAGATAGCTCAGAGAGGGTGGATGTAATGCCGCAAGAAACTTAGATATGACTTTTTATTTTCAAGCAGTGATACATAACAGCTGAACTAGTAGGAAAATTTCAGCTTTATGTGAGAAAGCAATTTTGCCTGTTCTACTGAACCCAGGGGAAAATGATACATTGCACAATAATTACTGTAAAGTGGCCCTCACCAACTGTAAGCCAAATGACAAGAAAAATTCGATCAGCATGTGGCATACCTGGTCTGTAGAATCCAAGCAACTACGCACTCACATCCAGTGTACATTTGAAGGATATTGCTCCACCCTGAGAATGTGAATGCCTGGAATACACTGCCTTTCCCTAATCTGAtaatatgttggaaatgtgtgtAATTGTGGCTGTGTCCTTGTATATGTGTACAAAGGAGTGTTTGGGGAAAGTCAGTGTGTGCCATCTATGCCATCTGTAAGCTTTGAAAGTGGGAGGTGTTTTCAGCCACTTTGATTATGGGCACACCAGGCATCTGCTCTTATCATCTGGCAGATGTGGAAGCAACTGTATCAGAAATATACCTACATAGGGCATATCCAAAAGGTGTGTTCTTTTTAAGTTCAACATACAGTACTGTAGTCAGTGGGATATAATATTCTACATTAACTTAGCGTCTGATGATTTTAGACAGCCTTTTGTAGCCTTGAATTTAAACTCATGCCCTAACCTTACCACAACTGTATGAGTTGCAGTATATCCAAGAAAACAGAGATTAGCAATCTGCAGCACAACTGAGATCATGATTATTTTGTTCAGAGCTTTTAAGGCTAACTTCTATGAgtgaactcaagacagaaaaatttcttaGTATGTTTCTTTGCACAGCCATCTActgcagcaaaatttcagtttttgatgAAAGCAAACTGTAATGTTTCACTGTCATTGGTTACTTGAAACCACATatacatcaaaaaacaaaacagtCAAAAGCAGCAATCAGGATAGAATAATAGCATGCAAGTATGAGCATGCTCCTACACACCCACAGCCATATCCACACTCAAATGACCTCATTGGGAAGCTCAAAGATGTCCAGTTCCATTGTGATGGAATGGGGTAGCTGCAAGTGGAATGATTGGACCCAGATATCACACAGGTAGACCATGCACCTACTGCCATCACTTGCTCGCAGAAGACTATGGTAGGATGGACTGTACATGATTTGTGCTGATGTCACCATTGATAGGGGTGTGTGATTTAGTtgaggatgttttggaactccaggGGACCAGGAGTTGTGAAGATACTTTCGAATGGGAGGCTGTAACTGCATTGGCATCCTCCCGGCTACACATAAGCTGTGCTGCTAACAACACACTCTAATGTTCGAATAATTTGTGTGTGTTATTCACATTTGTTCATCAGTCTAGAAATTTATGTATGTGTTCCTGTACAGGTGTTGTCCACCTGGTTGATGGCCATACTACCTAGCCAATAATAAATGTGATGTTTGTGGTAGTTGGGGATTCATTTGGAATCAAATAAAATGCCATGCTTCATTGCTTTGTGAAATAAATTTATCATGAGTGCTTTTAAGAATTTATACTCTAAGCTCAAAGTGTTCTCCAAAAAAAGGAAAATCCACTTGGAGAgagtgatttattttaattttaaaatcattgctttctcttttcttttccattatctttGGGTGGAAACTGTTATGTCAAAAACTGGAGGATAttatatctaataataataataataataataataataataataataagttagtctaaaagattgttgaacagtattttaaaaatattacaagACTCTTAAATAACAGTACCTACTAAAAAATTAGGAAACCCTGTCAGCACTGAATGAGACTGGTAGTTATTGAATTtcctgtgatcatttgccttataaaaaTTCTATCGCTCTGgcagaatgtcatgataattttaaATCACTTACATGTACTGAATAAGTTATCTGTGACACCCATACATTTTTATCTTTCGGTTTAAAGTCCCTGATTTTgaggatggtgaaatactgtttctTGTATCGTGTAATTTCACACCTCTTTCCTCCTTCCTCAGTGTCATTCAAAGTGCTGGTGACAGCTGTAACGTTTCGTATCAAGAAGCATTACATGAAGGACTAGTCGATGACGATCTGGAGATGGATACAGAGATGTCGACAGATTTCAGTATGTCTCATAACTATAGCAAGTTACGGACTTTACAAGAAGACAGCTTATGTGGCACAAGATTAAATTGTAGCATCAGGGAAAAGGAATTCCATAAGTTTAACTGTAGTTTCTGCCTACAGAGCTTCCCTTCAAAATACAGACTCATAATGCATGTCTTCATCCACATTGATGGTGTGCAGGCACCTGCATATGTGTGTAAGTCATGTGGTGAGGTATTGCCCACTGATGACAGCTTAAAAGAACATTTGAGAATGAGTGAGGGTGAccaagaattatcagctgccaacagcgagaaacttgaatgCAGTGATGACATCTCCTTAGAAAGTGTACGAGAAGAAATTGTGGAACAGACTGAGAAGCAATCTTCGTCCAAGGAAACCAGGAAAACTTTAAGGAAATCCTTTAGTGACATATGCAATACACATACTGTGACACAAGTTGCAGAGAAACTCAGATGTGATGACTATGGAATTATGTGTACAAGTGATCACGTTAATGTCCACACTGTGCTAAGTGCAAAGAGACATCACAAATGTGATGTTTGTGGTAAATTGTTTACTCGTTCGGGCAGTCTCAAGGTACACGAATTAATACACACGGGGAAGAGACCTCACAAATGCCGTGTTTGTGGAAAATCGTTTACTCAGTCGGGCAATCTCAAGACACACAAATTAATACATACAGGAGAGAGACCCAACAAATGTACTGTTTGTGGCAAATCGTTTATTGGTTCGGGGAATCTCAAGGCACACGAATTAATACACACGGGAGAGAGACCCCACAAATGCCGTGTTTGTGGAAAATCGTTTACTCAGTCGAGCAGTCTCAAGACACATGAATTAATACATTCAGGAAAGAGACCCCATGAATGCGGTGTTTGTGGAAAATCGTTTACTCAGTCGAGCAATCTCAAGACACACGAATTAATACATATAGGAGAGAGACCCTACAAATGTAATGTTTGTGGCAAATCGTTTATTGGTTTGTGGAATTTCAAGGCCCACGAATTAATACACACGGGAAAGAGACCCCACAAATGCCGTGTTTGTGGAAAATCGTTTACTCAGTCGAGCAGTCTCAAGACACATGAATTAATACATTCAGGAAAGAGACcctacaaatgtactgtttgtgGCAAATCGTTTATTGGTTCGGGGAATCTCAAGGCACACGAATTAATACACACGGGAAAGAGACCCCACAAATGCCGTGTTTGTGGAAAATCGTTTACTCAGTCGAGCAGTCTCAGGACACACGAATTAATACATACAGGAAAGAGACCCCACGAATGCGATGTTTGTGGAAAATCGTTTACTCAGTCTGGCCATCTCAAGAGGCATTTGTTGACACACATGGGAAACAGACCCTACAAATATAGTGTTTGTGTAAAATCGTTTCCTCAATTGGGCAGTCTCAAGAAATATGAATTAATACACACTGAACAGGGACCACACAAAGTCAACGTTGTGGCAAATCGTTTTCAGAACTGGGTCATCTAaaaacacagaaattaatacacGCAGGAATGAGCCCCCACAAATATGATACTTGCGGCAAATATTTTTCTTCCTCTGGTAATCTCAAGGAAGTCATTAATGAATATTGATCGCATGTGCTACAGAAAGGTCACAAAAAAGGACAAATCCATTTTCACAGCTTCATTTTCAAAGAAGTTGCATACTAAATACAATATATGAAGCACACAATTGCAATTTTTTGTTCTAAATGCTCCATGCTATAACGATCTGTCTACCAGAAATTGGTGCATCGAGAGATATCTGTTACTCGTTCTAGTTATTTGAAAGAAACTGCCATTTCAATATTCATGAAGCTGTAGGCGGTACCCAGGCGTCAGCATAAATGTGTTTATTACACATCTA
Above is a window of Schistocerca cancellata isolate TAMUIC-IGC-003103 chromosome 11, iqSchCanc2.1, whole genome shotgun sequence DNA encoding:
- the LOC126108827 gene encoding zinc finger protein 708-like isoform X1, with protein sequence MDSKGTSWLKKEKNEVYAEPGSLVQLHTSTMKVKEELDEQVTQQFLQDPPRIVMPSLHIKQDLELKRDLDGIEHDCLEDNLVISRANDFIKEDPELNLEVAASIRNASDSLSVIQSAGDSCNVSYQEALHEGLVDDDLEMDTEMSTDFSMSHNYSKLRTLQEDSLCGTRLNCSIREKEFHKFNCSFCLQSFPSKYRLIMHVFIHIDGVQAPAYVCKSCGEVLPTDDSLKEHLRMSEGDQELSAANSEKLECSDDISLESVREEIVEQTEKQSSSKETRKTLRKSFSDICNTHTVTQVAEKLRCDDYGIMCTSDHVNVHTVLSAKRHHKCDVCGKLFTRSGSLKAHELIHTGKRPHKCRVCGKSFTQSSSLRTHELIHTGKRPHECDVCGKSFTQSGHLKRHLLTHMGNRPYKYSVCVKSFPQLGSLKKYELIHTEQGPHKVNVVANRFQNWVI
- the LOC126108827 gene encoding zinc finger protein 468-like isoform X2 translates to MDSKGTSWLKKEKNEVYAEPGSLVQLHTSTMKVKEELDEQVTQQFLQDPPRIVMPSLHIKQDLELKRDLDGIEHDVAASIRNASDSLSVIQSAGDSCNVSYQEALHEGLVDDDLEMDTEMSTDFSMSHNYSKLRTLQEDSLCGTRLNCSIREKEFHKFNCSFCLQSFPSKYRLIMHVFIHIDGVQAPAYVCKSCGEVLPTDDSLKEHLRMSEGDQELSAANSEKLECSDDISLESVREEIVEQTEKQSSSKETRKTLRKSFSDICNTHTVTQVAEKLRCDDYGIMCTSDHVNVHTVLSAKRHHKCDVCGKLFTRSGSLKAHELIHTGKRPHKCRVCGKSFTQSSSLRTHELIHTGKRPHECDVCGKSFTQSGHLKRHLLTHMGNRPYKYSVCVKSFPQLGSLKKYELIHTEQGPHKVNVVANRFQNWVI